One part of the Streptomyces ferrugineus genome encodes these proteins:
- a CDS encoding murein hydrolase activator EnvC family protein, producing the protein MREKRCARAARMCGRLVLLLLLTATALLAPAPRLTLTATSVRAAPAPDPTVPTVGRAWPVGVHPRVVRGWEPPTTPYGRGHRGVDLAAPAGAPVRAVAAGRVSFAGRVAGKGVVSVEVAGTGDPPLRTTYEPVRAVVEKGDEVAAGDIVATVEPTGSHCAAACVHWGLRRDGTYLDPLSLLPPWLLRRGPSRLLPVLGVPLPSQ; encoded by the coding sequence ATGCGAGAGAAGCGATGCGCGAGGGCGGCGCGGATGTGCGGGCGGCTGGTGTTGCTGCTGCTTCTGACGGCGACCGCCCTGCTGGCCCCGGCGCCACGACTGACCCTGACCGCCACGAGCGTGCGCGCGGCACCCGCTCCCGACCCCACGGTGCCGACCGTCGGCCGGGCATGGCCCGTTGGAGTGCACCCCCGGGTCGTGCGCGGCTGGGAACCACCGACGACACCGTACGGCCGCGGCCACCGGGGCGTGGACCTGGCGGCCCCGGCCGGGGCACCGGTGCGGGCGGTGGCGGCGGGGCGGGTCTCCTTCGCCGGCCGGGTGGCCGGGAAGGGGGTGGTGTCGGTGGAAGTGGCGGGGACGGGGGATCCGCCGCTGCGGACGACGTACGAGCCGGTGCGGGCGGTGGTGGAGAAGGGGGACGAGGTGGCGGCGGGGGACATCGTGGCGACCGTGGAACCGACCGGCTCGCACTGCGCGGCGGCCTGTGTCCACTGGGGCCTGCGGAGAGACGGGACGTACCTGGACCCGCTGTCGCTCCTGCCCCCGTGGCTGCTGCGCAGGGGTCCGTCGAGGCTGCTGCCGGTGCTGGGGGTGCCGTTGCCCTCCCAGTAG
- the dprA gene encoding DNA-processing protein DprA, whose translation MNGSEDPDGELLGRVFLSRVFEPGDEVAGRWVREFGVGDVVRRLREGVEALPGVSHQRWEGLRARAARADAGRDLAVARDAGVRFLCPGDAEWPGQLDDLGDARPLGLWVRGRAGLRMWALRSVAVVGARACTEYGAHMAATLAGGLAERGWVVVSGGAYGVDGAAHRGALGAGGATVAVLACGVDRPYPRGHTQLINRIAEQGLVIGELPPGDHPTPSRFIVRNRVIAALTRGTVVVEAAHRSGSLVTARAAQRLGRHTIGVPGPATSGLSAGVNELLRGDAVLVTDAAEVVELVGDMGELAPERRGPVLPRDLLEPRARRVLAALPGRRAARADEIARGAQTTEDDAIARLYELRSLGYVERHGDGWKLTRQAMISVRAGRTSC comes from the coding sequence GTGAACGGGAGCGAGGACCCGGACGGCGAACTGCTCGGCCGGGTCTTTCTCAGTCGGGTCTTCGAGCCCGGGGACGAGGTCGCCGGGCGGTGGGTGCGGGAGTTCGGGGTGGGGGACGTGGTGCGGCGGCTGCGGGAGGGGGTGGAGGCGTTGCCCGGGGTGAGTCACCAGCGGTGGGAGGGGCTGCGGGCTCGAGCCGCGCGGGCCGATGCCGGTCGGGACCTTGCTGTTGCCCGGGACGCCGGGGTGCGGTTTCTGTGTCCGGGGGACGCGGAATGGCCCGGGCAGCTCGATGATCTCGGGGACGCCCGGCCCCTCGGACTGTGGGTGCGGGGGCGGGCCGGTCTGCGGATGTGGGCCCTGCGGTCCGTGGCCGTCGTCGGGGCGCGCGCCTGTACCGAGTACGGCGCCCACATGGCGGCCACCCTCGCCGGCGGCCTCGCCGAGCGAGGGTGGGTGGTCGTCTCCGGCGGCGCCTACGGGGTCGACGGAGCCGCGCATCGCGGTGCCCTAGGCGCCGGCGGAGCCACCGTCGCCGTGCTCGCCTGCGGCGTCGACCGGCCCTACCCGCGCGGACACACCCAGCTGATCAACCGGATCGCGGAACAGGGACTGGTGATCGGGGAGCTGCCGCCGGGAGACCATCCCACACCCAGCAGATTCATCGTGCGGAACCGCGTGATCGCGGCGCTCACCCGCGGCACCGTGGTCGTCGAGGCCGCCCACCGCAGCGGCTCACTGGTCACCGCCCGCGCCGCACAGCGGCTGGGCCGTCACACGATAGGGGTCCCCGGCCCGGCCACCAGCGGTCTGTCCGCAGGAGTCAACGAACTCCTGCGCGGGGACGCCGTCCTCGTCACCGACGCCGCCGAGGTCGTCGAACTGGTCGGCGACATGGGAGAGCTGGCCCCCGAGCGCCGCGGTCCCGTCCTGCCCCGCGATCTGCTGGAGCCCCGGGCCCGACGGGTCCTGGCCGCGCTGCCCGGACGACGCGCCGCGCGGGCGGACGAGATCGCGCGGGGGGCGCAGACCACCGAGGACGACGCGATCGCGAGGCTGTACGAACTCCGCTCACTTGGCTACGTCGAACGACACGGCGACGGCTGGAAGTTGACACGCCAGGCGATGATCTCCGTTCGAGCCGGTCGAACCAGCTGCTGA
- the rpsB gene encoding 30S ribosomal protein S2, translated as MAVVTMRELLESGVHFGHQTRRWNPKMKRFIFTERNGIYIIDLLQSLSYIDRAYEFVKETVAHGGTVMFVGTKKQAQEAIAEQATRVGMPYVNQRWLGGMLTNFSTVYKRLQRLKELEQIDFEDVASSGLTKKELLVLSREKAKLEKTLGGIREMQKVPSAVWIVDTKKEHIAVGEARKLNIPVVAILDTNCDPDEVDYKIPGNDDAIRSVTLLTRVIADAVAEGLIARSGVATEGKGEKAAGEPLAEWERDLLEGEKKAEEAPAAEAAPAAPAAEGDKPAEADKPAEAPVAEAPAAEGEQA; from the coding sequence ATGGCCGTCGTCACGATGCGGGAGCTGCTGGAAAGCGGCGTCCACTTCGGTCACCAGACCCGTCGTTGGAACCCGAAGATGAAGCGCTTCATCTTCACCGAGCGCAACGGCATCTACATCATCGACCTGCTCCAGTCGCTGTCGTACATCGACCGCGCCTACGAGTTCGTCAAGGAGACCGTCGCCCACGGCGGCACGGTCATGTTCGTCGGTACCAAGAAGCAGGCGCAGGAGGCCATCGCCGAGCAGGCCACCCGCGTCGGCATGCCCTACGTCAACCAGCGCTGGCTGGGCGGCATGCTCACCAACTTCTCGACCGTCTACAAGCGTCTGCAGCGCCTCAAGGAGCTTGAGCAGATCGACTTCGAGGACGTCGCGTCCTCCGGTCTGACCAAGAAGGAGCTTCTCGTGCTCTCGCGCGAGAAGGCCAAGCTGGAGAAGACCCTCGGTGGTATCCGCGAGATGCAGAAGGTGCCCAGCGCCGTCTGGATCGTGGACACCAAGAAGGAGCACATCGCTGTCGGTGAGGCCCGGAAGCTCAACATTCCGGTGGTCGCCATCCTCGACACCAACTGTGACCCCGACGAGGTCGACTACAAGATCCCGGGCAACGACGACGCGATCCGCTCCGTCACCCTGCTCACCCGTGTGATCGCCGACGCCGTCGCCGAGGGCCTCATCGCCCGTTCCGGCGTGGCGACGGAGGGCAAGGGCGAGAAGGCCGCCGGCGAGCCGCTCGCCGAGTGGGAGCGCGACCTGCTCGAGGGCGAGAAGAAGGCCGAGGAGGCCCCCGCCGCCGAGGCCGCTCCGGCCGCCCCCGCCGCCGAGGGCGACAAGCCCGCCGAGGCCGACAAGCCCGCCGAGGCCCCGGTCGCCGAGGCCCCGGCCGCCGAGGGCGAGCAGGCCTGA
- a CDS encoding NUDIX hydrolase → MPAEAWERHEGGLRKVARVVLLDPEDRILLLYGHEPEDPADNWWFTPGGGLEGDETREEAALRELAEETGITEVELGPVLWRRMCSFPFAGRRWDQDEWYYLARTTQTATRAVALTELERRSVAGARWWTCQELARAHETVYPTRLAELLRRLLDEGPPAGPVTLDAEIV, encoded by the coding sequence GTGCCCGCTGAGGCGTGGGAGCGGCACGAGGGCGGATTGCGCAAGGTCGCCCGGGTCGTGCTGCTCGACCCCGAGGACCGCATCCTTCTCCTGTACGGCCATGAGCCCGAGGACCCGGCCGACAACTGGTGGTTCACGCCGGGCGGCGGCCTCGAGGGCGACGAGACGCGCGAGGAGGCCGCGCTGCGGGAACTCGCCGAGGAGACCGGTATCACGGAGGTCGAACTCGGTCCCGTGCTGTGGCGGCGGATGTGTTCCTTCCCGTTCGCCGGACGCCGCTGGGACCAGGACGAGTGGTACTACCTGGCCCGTACGACGCAGACGGCGACCCGGGCCGTGGCCCTGACCGAGCTGGAGCGGCGCAGCGTCGCCGGTGCGCGCTGGTGGACGTGTCAGGAACTTGCCCGAGCACATGAGACGGTGTATCCGACCAGACTCGCCGAGCTGCTGCGCAGGCTGCTCGACGAAGGTCCCCCCGCCGGGCCCGTGACCCTTGACGCGGAAATTGTCTAG
- the whiG gene encoding RNA polymerase sigma factor WhiG, protein MPQHTSGSDRAAIPSAARDDGSVRPPAPSTLDELWRSYKATGDERLREQLILHYSPLVKYVAGRVSVGLPPNVEQADFVSSGVFGLIDAIEKFDIDREIKFETYAITRIRGAMIDELRALDWIPRSVRQKARNVERAYATLEARLRRTPTEGEVAVEMGIAVDELHSVFSQLSLANVVALEELLHVGGDGGDGLSFMDTLEDTAADNPVEVAEDRELRRFLARAINTLPEREKTVVTLYYYEGLTLAEIGNVLGVTESRVSQIHTKSVLQLRAKLAGFGR, encoded by the coding sequence ATGCCCCAGCACACCTCCGGGTCCGACCGGGCGGCGATCCCCTCGGCCGCCCGTGACGATGGCAGCGTGCGACCGCCCGCTCCCTCGACACTCGACGAGCTGTGGCGGTCGTACAAGGCGACGGGGGACGAGCGATTGCGCGAGCAGCTGATCCTGCACTACTCGCCGCTCGTCAAGTACGTGGCGGGCCGGGTGAGCGTCGGTCTGCCGCCCAACGTGGAGCAGGCGGACTTTGTGTCGTCAGGGGTCTTCGGACTGATCGACGCGATCGAGAAGTTCGACATCGACCGGGAGATCAAGTTCGAGACGTACGCGATCACCCGGATCCGGGGCGCGATGATCGACGAGCTCAGGGCGCTGGACTGGATCCCGCGCTCGGTGCGGCAGAAGGCGCGGAACGTGGAGCGGGCCTACGCGACCCTGGAGGCGCGGCTGCGGCGGACGCCGACGGAGGGCGAGGTGGCCGTCGAGATGGGGATCGCGGTGGACGAACTCCACTCGGTCTTCAGCCAGTTGTCGCTGGCCAACGTGGTGGCGCTGGAGGAGCTGCTGCACGTCGGGGGCGATGGCGGCGACGGGCTGAGCTTCATGGACACGCTGGAGGACACCGCCGCGGACAACCCCGTGGAGGTGGCCGAGGACCGGGAGCTGCGCCGGTTTCTGGCGCGGGCGATCAACACGTTGCCCGAGCGGGAGAAGACCGTGGTGACCCTGTACTACTACGAGGGGCTCACGCTCGCCGAGATCGGAAACGTGCTCGGGGTGACCGAGAGCCGGGTGAGCCAGATCCACACCAAGTCCGTGCTGCAGCTGCGGGCGAAACTGGCCGGCTTCGGTCGTTGA
- a CDS encoding YraN family protein translates to MNAQSALGRYGETLAARRLVEAGMTVLERNWRCGRSGEIDIVARDGDVLVVCEVKTRRKGAFEHPMAAVTHEKAARLRGLAESWLHTHGGAPPGGVRIDLIGVLLPERGAPVVEHARGVA, encoded by the coding sequence ATGAACGCACAGAGTGCACTCGGCAGGTACGGCGAGACCCTGGCCGCGCGGCGGCTGGTCGAGGCCGGGATGACGGTCCTGGAGCGCAACTGGCGCTGCGGCAGGAGCGGTGAGATCGACATCGTGGCCCGGGACGGCGACGTCCTGGTCGTCTGCGAGGTCAAGACGCGCAGGAAGGGTGCCTTCGAGCATCCGATGGCCGCGGTGACCCACGAGAAGGCGGCCCGCCTGCGGGGCCTCGCGGAAAGCTGGCTGCACACCCACGGAGGCGCCCCACCGGGAGGCGTCCGCATCGACCTGATCGGCGTCCTCCTGCCGGAACGCGGCGCACCCGTGGTCGAGCACGCGCGGGGGGTGGCCTGA
- the tsf gene encoding translation elongation factor Ts codes for MANYTAADVKKLRELTGAGMMDCKKALDEAEGNVEKAVEALRIKGQKGVAKREGRSAENGAVVSIIADDNSSGVLVELKCETDFVAKGDKFQAVATAIAEHVAKTSPADIEALLASEIEAGKTVQAFVDEANANLGEKIVLDRFAQFSDGFVLAYMHRTMPDLPPQIGVLVELDKPNAEVAKGVAQHIAAFAPKYLAKEDVPAEVVESERRIAEETTRAEGKPEAAIAKIVEGRLGGFFKDATLLGQPYALDNKKSVQKILDEAGVTLKRFSRIKVGI; via the coding sequence ATGGCGAACTACACCGCCGCCGACGTCAAGAAGCTTCGTGAGCTCACCGGCGCCGGCATGATGGACTGCAAGAAGGCGCTGGACGAGGCCGAGGGCAACGTCGAGAAGGCTGTCGAGGCGCTCCGTATCAAGGGCCAGAAGGGCGTCGCCAAGCGCGAGGGCCGCTCCGCCGAGAACGGCGCCGTGGTCTCGATCATCGCCGACGACAACTCCTCCGGTGTCCTCGTCGAGCTGAAGTGCGAGACGGACTTCGTCGCCAAGGGTGACAAGTTCCAGGCCGTCGCCACCGCGATCGCCGAGCACGTCGCCAAGACCTCCCCGGCCGACATCGAGGCCCTGCTCGCCTCCGAGATCGAGGCCGGCAAGACCGTCCAGGCGTTCGTCGACGAGGCCAACGCCAACCTCGGCGAGAAGATCGTCCTGGACCGCTTCGCGCAGTTCAGCGACGGCTTCGTGCTGGCCTACATGCACCGCACGATGCCCGACCTGCCCCCGCAGATCGGTGTCCTCGTCGAGCTGGACAAGCCGAACGCCGAGGTCGCCAAGGGCGTCGCCCAGCACATCGCCGCCTTCGCGCCGAAGTACCTCGCCAAGGAGGACGTCCCGGCCGAGGTCGTCGAGTCCGAGCGTCGTATCGCCGAGGAGACCACCCGCGCCGAGGGCAAGCCCGAGGCCGCGATCGCCAAGATCGTCGAGGGTCGTCTGGGCGGCTTCTTCAAGGACGCCACGCTGCTCGGTCAGCCGTACGCGCTCGACAACAAGAAGTCCGTCCAGAAGATTCTGGACGAGGCCGGTGTCACCCTGAAGCGCTTCTCGCGCATCAAGGTCGGCATCTGA
- a CDS encoding DUF2469 domain-containing protein: MSAEDLEKYETEMELKLYREYRDVVGLFKYVIETERRFYLTNDYEMQVHSVQGEVFFEVSMADAWVWDMYRPARFVKQVRVLTFKDVNIEELNKNDLELPSG; this comes from the coding sequence ATGAGCGCCGAGGACCTCGAGAAGTACGAGACCGAGATGGAGCTCAAGCTCTATCGGGAGTACCGCGATGTCGTCGGTCTGTTCAAGTACGTGATCGAGACCGAGCGGCGCTTCTATCTGACCAACGACTACGAGATGCAGGTGCACTCGGTCCAGGGTGAGGTGTTCTTCGAGGTGTCCATGGCGGATGCATGGGTGTGGGACATGTATCGGCCGGCTCGCTTCGTGAAGCAGGTCCGGGTGTTGACGTTCAAGGACGTGAACATTGAGGAGCTGAACAAGAACGATCTGGAGCTGCCGAGCGGGTGA
- a CDS encoding YifB family Mg chelatase-like AAA ATPase, which translates to MGFARTCSVALVGVEGVVVEVQADLEPGVAAFTLVGLPDKSLSESRERVRAAMVNSGAEWPQKKLTVGLSPASVPKAGSGFDLAVACAVLGAAERIDPRVLADIVMIGELGLDGRVRPVRGILPAVLAAADAGYEQVVVPECAAAEASLVPGVSVLGVRSLRQLIAVLADEPVPDEEPEEQGRPDPLLAGLRVPGTGAATGMHSMSAAQHDLGHDLADVVGQISARTAVEVAAAGGHHLFLEGPPGAGKTMLAERLPAILPRLGSDESLEVTAVHSVAGLLPPGKPLIDVAPYCAPHHSATMQSLVGGGPGIARPGAVSLSHRGVLFLDETPEFSGQALDALRQPLEAGHVVIARSAGVVRFPAKFLMVLAANPCPCGRFSRTDDLCECPPSAIRRYQARLSGPLLDRVDLRVEVDRVTRAQLTERGARGESTATVADRVHAARERASARLAGTPWLTNSEVPGRELRSRWYAAPGAMDEAERNLERGLLTARGLDRVLRVAWTVADLVGHDRPDATDVALALQLRTGVPRGVPMAIGALT; encoded by the coding sequence ATGGGGTTCGCTCGTACGTGCTCGGTGGCACTGGTCGGCGTCGAGGGCGTCGTGGTGGAGGTCCAGGCGGATCTGGAACCCGGGGTTGCGGCGTTCACGTTGGTGGGGTTGCCGGACAAGAGCCTGTCCGAGAGCCGGGAACGGGTGCGCGCCGCGATGGTGAACTCGGGGGCCGAGTGGCCGCAGAAGAAGCTGACGGTGGGGCTCAGCCCGGCCTCGGTGCCCAAGGCGGGCAGCGGCTTCGACCTGGCCGTCGCGTGCGCCGTCCTCGGTGCCGCGGAGCGGATCGATCCGCGGGTGCTGGCAGACATCGTGATGATCGGCGAACTGGGACTGGACGGGCGGGTGCGTCCCGTCCGGGGCATCCTTCCCGCCGTGCTGGCCGCGGCCGACGCCGGTTATGAGCAGGTGGTCGTGCCCGAGTGCGCGGCGGCCGAGGCCTCGCTGGTGCCGGGAGTGTCCGTCCTGGGAGTGCGCAGCCTGCGCCAGCTGATCGCCGTCCTCGCCGACGAACCCGTACCGGACGAGGAACCCGAGGAGCAGGGCCGGCCGGATCCGCTGCTCGCGGGTCTGCGCGTGCCCGGCACGGGCGCCGCCACGGGCATGCACAGCATGAGCGCCGCCCAGCACGACCTCGGGCACGACCTCGCCGATGTGGTGGGCCAGATCTCGGCGCGTACGGCCGTGGAGGTCGCCGCGGCGGGTGGTCACCACCTGTTCCTGGAGGGGCCGCCCGGCGCGGGCAAGACGATGCTCGCGGAGCGGCTGCCGGCCATCCTGCCCCGGCTCGGCAGCGACGAGTCGCTGGAGGTCACGGCGGTGCACTCGGTGGCCGGACTGCTGCCTCCCGGCAAGCCCCTCATCGACGTGGCCCCCTACTGCGCCCCGCACCATTCGGCCACGATGCAGTCACTGGTCGGCGGTGGCCCCGGCATCGCGCGGCCCGGCGCGGTGTCGCTCTCGCACCGGGGCGTGCTCTTCCTGGACGAGACACCGGAGTTCAGCGGCCAGGCCCTCGACGCCCTGCGACAGCCCCTGGAGGCCGGGCATGTCGTGATCGCGCGCAGTGCCGGCGTCGTGCGCTTCCCGGCGAAGTTCCTGATGGTCCTGGCCGCCAACCCCTGCCCCTGTGGCCGCTTCTCCCGGACGGACGACCTGTGCGAGTGCCCGCCCTCGGCGATCCGCCGCTATCAGGCGCGGCTGTCCGGGCCGCTGCTCGACCGGGTCGACCTGCGCGTCGAGGTGGACCGGGTCACCCGCGCCCAGCTGACCGAGCGCGGGGCCCGGGGCGAGTCCACCGCGACGGTCGCCGACCGGGTGCACGCGGCCCGCGAGCGCGCGTCGGCCCGACTCGCCGGTACGCCGTGGCTGACCAACAGCGAGGTCCCCGGACGCGAGCTGCGCAGCCGCTGGTATGCCGCGCCGGGCGCCATGGACGAGGCGGAGCGGAACCTGGAGCGCGGCCTACTGACCGCCCGTGGACTCGACCGAGTCCTGCGCGTCGCCTGGACCGTCGCCGACCTCGTCGGCCACGACCGGCCCGACGCCACGGACGTCGCCCTGGCCCTGCAACTGCGCACCGGTGTGCCGCGCGGCGTGCCCATGGCCATCGGGGCGCTGACGTGA
- a CDS encoding TetR/AcrR family transcriptional regulator — translation MAEHRSMQRAALLDAARSLLSEGGTEALTFPALAERTGLARSSVYEYFRSRAAVVEELCEVDFPVWAGEVEAAMAAAGGAEAKVEAYVRKQLELVGDRRHRAVVAISASELDAGAREKIRAAHGGLVAMIAEALEEMGHGQPRLAAMLVQGVVDAAVRRIEFGAAEDPSVITDATVSMALRGVRG, via the coding sequence GTGGCCGAGCACCGGTCGATGCAGCGAGCCGCCCTGCTGGACGCGGCGCGATCTTTGTTGTCCGAGGGCGGGACGGAGGCGCTGACCTTCCCGGCCCTCGCCGAGCGGACGGGTCTCGCGCGGTCGTCCGTCTACGAGTACTTCCGTTCGCGGGCCGCCGTGGTCGAGGAGCTGTGCGAGGTCGACTTTCCGGTGTGGGCCGGGGAGGTCGAGGCGGCCATGGCCGCGGCCGGCGGCGCCGAGGCCAAGGTCGAGGCGTATGTGCGCAAGCAACTTGAACTGGTCGGGGACCGGCGGCACCGGGCCGTCGTGGCGATCTCCGCGAGTGAGCTGGACGCCGGGGCGCGGGAGAAGATCCGGGCGGCGCACGGCGGGCTCGTGGCGATGATCGCCGAGGCGCTGGAGGAGATGGGGCACGGGCAGCCCCGGCTGGCGGCGATGCTGGTTCAGGGCGTCGTCGACGCGGCGGTACGGCGGATCGAGTTCGGGGCGGCGGAGGATCCTTCGGTGATCACGGACGCGACGGTGTCGATGGCGTTGAGGGGCGTACGAGGCTGA